GTTCCACTTGGCGCCGTCCCACTGCTGGAACTTGACCTTGCCTGCGCCCTCGTGATCCTTGCAGCTGATCTTGAGGTCAGGCATGAAGCCGGCGGCACCCAGAGCGGCGAGGCGCTTGGTATCGAGGTTGAGGTTCTCGAAGCCCCAGCGCATCTGCTCACCGGTCATCGGCTTGCCCTTGCCGAATTTCTCCTGGGCAGTGCGGATGGCCTCGACGGTGATGATGCCGTGCACCACACCACGGTTGTAGAGCACACTGCCGACGCGCTCCTTGTCTTCCATGTTGCCGGCGTTCTTGGCGTAGACGTTGGTCTGGATGTCCTTGATCACGGGATAGTTGGCGCCTGCCACGTTGAAACCGGCAGCCACGAAGCCCTTGGCGGCATCGCCCGCCGGGATCGCGTCTTCTTCCGAGCCCGCCCACCACACACCGATGACCTTGTCGCGCGAATAGCCGGTCTTGGCAGCGGTGCGCAGTGCGGTCGCGTTCATCACGCCCCAGCCCCACAGGATCACGTAGTCGGGCTTCTGCTGGCGAATCTGCAGCCACTGGGCCTGCTGCTCGTTACCCGGGTGGGCAACGGCCACCTTCTGCACTTCGAAGCCATGCTTTTCGGCGAGCTTGTCCATGATGGCGTGCGACTCCTTGCCATAGGCCGAGTCGTGATACAGCAGGCCGATCTTCTTGCCCTTGAGCTTGTCCATGCCACCGGCCTTGGTGCCGATGTAGTTCACGATGGCCGAAGCCTGCGACCAGTAGGTCGTGACCATCGGGAACACCCACGGGAACACGCTGCCGTCGGCAGCGTCGGTGCGGCCGTAGCCGATGGTGACCATCGGAATCTTGTCCTGCTCGACCTTCTCCAGCACCGAGTACGTGATGCCGGTCGACAGCGGCTGGAACACCGAGTTACCGGTCGGCCCCTTGTTCTTCAGGCGCTCGTAGCACTCGACGCCACGGGCGTTGTTGTATTCGGTTTCGCATTCTTCCCAGGTCAGCTTGACGCCGTTTACACCGCCGTCACGGGCGTTGACCATGGCCATGTAATCGATCCAGCCGCCATACAGCGAGGCGCCGTTGGAACCATAGGGGCCGACGCGATAGCTCGGCAGACCGATGAACTGTTCCTGCGCGGCGGCATAGCCGCTCACGAGCAGACCTGCGATGGCGGCGCCGATGAGTGCGGATTGCTTCAGTTTCATGAGTGTCTCCTCTCTTATGTGTGTGGTGCTGCTTGGTACTGCCTTGAAACCGGCCGACGCGGCAGCGTCGGCCTGATGCTCGAATATGCTCAGTGCGGGAACGGCCACAGGCGCAACTTGTCCTTGGCCAGGGTCCACAAACGCGCCAGGCCGTGCGGTTCGACGATCAGGAAGAAGATGATCAGTCCGCCGAAGACGATCAGCTCAAGGTTCGAGCCGAGGCCGGCAGGCAGGTTTCCCGCAAAGATCGTGTGCATGAAGACGTTCAGGAAAATCGGCAGCAGCACGATGAACGCGGCGCCCAGGAAAGAACCCAGAATCGAGCCCACGCCTCCGATGATGATCATGAACAGGATCTTGAACGACAGGTCGAGGTTAAAGCCTTCGGGCTCCACCGTCCCCAGATAGGTGTAGGCGTAGAGAGCGCCGGCCACACCGCAGTAGAACGACGACACGGCAAAGGCACTGAGCTTGGCGCGCATCGGACGGATGCCGATCACTTCGGCAGCCACGTCCATGTCGCGCACCGCCATCCAGCGCCGGCCCGTCGCAGACCTCACCAGATTCTTGGCCAGCAGCGCCAGCACGACGACGATGGAAAGCGTCAGCAGATACTTGAGGATCGGTGTATTGAAGGCGACGCCGAGGATATTCACTTCCTGTGCGGAGATCACGCCCGAGGACGAGTAGTTGGAGAACCACGAGAACTTCACCAGCGCCCAGACGATGAAGAACTGCGCAGCAAGCGTCGCCACTGCCAGGTAGAAGCCCTTGATGCGCAGACTGGGCAGGCCGAACGCGACGCCGACCAGTGCCGCACACAGACCACCGAGGATAAGTGCCACGATGAAGGGCATGCCGTCGATACGCAGCATGAAGTTGTACGCACCGAACGCCCCTACCGCCATGAACGCAGCCGAGCCCAGCGACAGCTGCCCGGCATAGCCGGTGAGGATGTTGAGACCGATCGCGGCAAGCGAGAAGATCAGCACCGGGATCAGGATGGCCTGCAACCAGTACTCGCTGGCGAACATCGGCACTGCGAGAAAGAAGATGGCGAGGATCACCGCCATGCCGATCCTGTCCTGACGGATCGGCAGGATCTGCTGATCTTCCTTGTAACTGGCCTTGAACTGGCCGGCTTCACGATAAAGCATGTGTTGTCTCCGAAAACCTTGTCGTTATGACAGCCTGCCTGGGCGCTCGCGGGCGCCGGCAGGCTTTCGCGGTCAGACCCTGTCGATGTGCTTCTCGCCGAACAGACCTTCCGGGCGCACCAGCAGGAAGAACAGCGCAAGCATGTAAGGGAACCAGCCCTCGATACCGCCGCCGACGAAGGGGCCGATATAGACTTCGGCCAGTTTCTCCGACGCGCCGATGATCAGACCGCCGACGATCGCACCCGGCACCGACGTGAAGCCGCCCAGGATCAGCACCGGCAAGGCCTTGAGCGCGGTGAAGGTCAGTGCGAACTGAACCCCGCTGCGAGCGCCCCAGATCAGGCCGGCGACCAGGGCGACGAAGCCCGCCACACCCCAGACGATCGCCCAGATGTGCTGCAGCGGAATGCCGATCGACAATGCCGCCTGGTGATCATCGGCCACGGCACGC
This genomic interval from Parazoarcus communis contains the following:
- a CDS encoding ABC transporter substrate-binding protein — encoded protein: MKLKQSALIGAAIAGLLVSGYAAAQEQFIGLPSYRVGPYGSNGASLYGGWIDYMAMVNARDGGVNGVKLTWEECETEYNNARGVECYERLKNKGPTGNSVFQPLSTGITYSVLEKVEQDKIPMVTIGYGRTDAADGSVFPWVFPMVTTYWSQASAIVNYIGTKAGGMDKLKGKKIGLLYHDSAYGKESHAIMDKLAEKHGFEVQKVAVAHPGNEQQAQWLQIRQQKPDYVILWGWGVMNATALRTAAKTGYSRDKVIGVWWAGSEEDAIPAGDAAKGFVAAGFNVAGANYPVIKDIQTNVYAKNAGNMEDKERVGSVLYNRGVVHGIITVEAIRTAQEKFGKGKPMTGEQMRWGFENLNLDTKRLAALGAAGFMPDLKISCKDHEGAGKVKFQQWDGAKWNVVTDWVEADKPLVRGMIEESAAAYAKEKGITPRDCSKEM
- a CDS encoding branched-chain amino acid ABC transporter permease, whose translation is MLYREAGQFKASYKEDQQILPIRQDRIGMAVILAIFFLAVPMFASEYWLQAILIPVLIFSLAAIGLNILTGYAGQLSLGSAAFMAVGAFGAYNFMLRIDGMPFIVALILGGLCAALVGVAFGLPSLRIKGFYLAVATLAAQFFIVWALVKFSWFSNYSSSGVISAQEVNILGVAFNTPILKYLLTLSIVVVLALLAKNLVRSATGRRWMAVRDMDVAAEVIGIRPMRAKLSAFAVSSFYCGVAGALYAYTYLGTVEPEGFNLDLSFKILFMIIIGGVGSILGSFLGAAFIVLLPIFLNVFMHTIFAGNLPAGLGSNLELIVFGGLIIFFLIVEPHGLARLWTLAKDKLRLWPFPH